The following proteins are co-located in the Maridesulfovibrio sp. genome:
- a CDS encoding Sbal_3080 family lipoprotein, whose translation MRYIKSFAVLLVLMAVSGCGKFDVVNRPIPDLLQAEKVCIVNHPETREGFESALKQWLTKENINYQVIPASSRSDACDWVLRYYGYWSWDMALFLSDAEIRAYHDGNETGEVKLRVGQWDSHKFESGEKRIGKMMDMLSGKADHYVIAKPKNRVEAK comes from the coding sequence ATGAGATATATAAAAAGTTTTGCTGTGTTGCTTGTTCTTATGGCTGTTTCTGGTTGCGGAAAGTTTGATGTGGTCAATCGGCCTATCCCTGATTTATTGCAGGCTGAAAAAGTTTGTATTGTGAACCATCCAGAGACCCGTGAAGGGTTTGAGTCGGCTTTAAAGCAGTGGCTGACTAAGGAAAATATAAACTATCAGGTAATTCCCGCCAGCTCTAGAAGTGATGCTTGTGACTGGGTGTTGCGGTATTATGGTTATTGGTCTTGGGATATGGCTTTGTTTCTTTCGGACGCTGAGATTAGGGCTTATCACGATGGAAATGAAACCGGAGAAGTTAAATTGCGAGTTGGGCAATGGGATTCACACAAGTTTGAATCCGGAGAGAAGAGAATCGGCAAAATGATGGATATGCTTTCTGGTAAGGCCGATCATTATGTTATTGCGAAGCCTAAAAATAGGGTAGAAGCAAAGTAG
- a CDS encoding PAS domain-containing protein gives MKSKKPTYEELEQRIAELERREEKNECLNTVNFFMNADTKSSLVMDILFDSILSGIIIVDAEKFTIVEVNSTALEMLGREKDEVIGKVCHNFVCPAERGKCPIADLGQTVDMSERILLTAKSGNRNILKTVKTLNLKGKDYYIESFIDITNQKKAEQDKEKLIKELSEALEKVKVLSGLMPICAKCKKIRDDKGYWNNLESFIEKYSEASFSHGLCPECSDKMYGDQQWYIKGKEKRKQNKKGENP, from the coding sequence GTGAAATCGAAGAAGCCAACATATGAAGAACTGGAACAGCGCATTGCTGAACTGGAAAGGCGTGAAGAGAAAAACGAATGCCTGAATACTGTTAATTTCTTTATGAATGCCGACACAAAATCTTCACTTGTCATGGACATACTCTTCGATTCCATCCTCAGTGGAATTATCATTGTAGACGCAGAAAAGTTCACGATTGTTGAAGTCAACAGCACTGCCCTTGAAATGCTGGGGCGTGAAAAAGATGAAGTAATCGGCAAGGTGTGCCACAACTTTGTATGTCCGGCAGAACGAGGGAAATGTCCTATTGCAGACCTCGGGCAGACAGTGGATATGTCTGAAAGGATTCTGCTCACTGCAAAATCCGGCAACCGCAATATTCTCAAAACAGTTAAGACCCTTAATCTCAAGGGTAAAGACTACTATATAGAAAGTTTCATCGATATAACCAACCAGAAAAAAGCTGAACAGGATAAAGAAAAACTCATCAAGGAACTCTCGGAAGCCCTTGAAAAGGTGAAAGTTCTCAGCGGGCTCATGCCTATCTGTGCCAAATGTAAAAAAATTCGCGATGACAAAGGCTACTGGAACAATCTTGAGTCATTCATCGAAAAATATTCCGAAGCCTCATTCAGCCACGGACTCTGTCCGGAGTGCTCAGATAAAATGTATGGGGACCAGCAGTGGTATATAAAAGGCAAGGAAAAGCGGAAGCAGAATAAGAAGGGTGAAAATCCATAA
- a CDS encoding DEAD/DEAH box helicase — MLIEISKDLTITDAPEELIEEIKEALTLMNPDYINAIKYRGRVGKRIPKYIKMWSGDRKKRLHCPRGFGIELHQIAKAADIEPTYEDKRLELDPVDFSFKGELRPYQQAALQSFSNQTQGLLEAGTGAGKTVMALALIAQRKQPCLIIVHTKELLLQWIDRINQFLGIEAGQIGGGKFKIQPLTVATIQTARNRLKDLKKTFGHIVVDECHRTPASTFQKVVKNFDAKYLTGLSATPYRADGLDRMINLTLGPVVHKVNPALLRNTGAILKPEIFTVETAFRFAGNASEEYSLMMTAIAEDYPRNKIIASCVNKELQQNPGTLLMVADRTAHLDALSDLLFDQGVEVAVLTGKTPAGEREEIINDLNAGKIKVLASTASLIGEGFDCPGLSTLFLCSPIKSKGRLVQIIGRILRPADGKRPRLYDFVDIEVGVLKHSAGLRQKIYAEIA; from the coding sequence ATGCTGATCGAAATTTCAAAAGACCTGACCATTACCGATGCCCCCGAAGAACTGATTGAAGAGATCAAAGAAGCTTTGACCCTGATGAACCCTGATTACATCAATGCCATCAAGTACCGGGGCCGGGTCGGGAAGCGCATCCCTAAATATATTAAGATGTGGTCCGGTGACCGTAAAAAAAGGCTGCATTGCCCGCGCGGATTCGGCATTGAGCTCCATCAGATAGCCAAGGCTGCAGACATTGAGCCGACCTACGAAGATAAGCGACTGGAACTTGATCCTGTAGACTTTTCGTTCAAAGGCGAACTGCGTCCTTACCAGCAGGCTGCACTCCAGTCCTTTTCGAACCAGACCCAAGGACTACTTGAAGCGGGAACCGGAGCTGGCAAAACCGTCATGGCGCTGGCCCTGATTGCCCAACGCAAACAGCCATGCCTGATCATCGTTCATACCAAAGAATTGCTCTTGCAATGGATTGACAGGATCAACCAATTTCTTGGCATTGAGGCAGGACAGATAGGCGGAGGCAAATTCAAGATTCAGCCACTGACCGTGGCAACAATTCAGACAGCCCGCAACCGTCTAAAAGACCTGAAAAAGACCTTCGGGCATATCGTGGTTGATGAATGCCACCGCACCCCTGCCAGCACATTTCAGAAGGTGGTCAAAAATTTCGATGCCAAGTACCTGACCGGATTATCTGCCACCCCCTATCGGGCAGACGGGCTGGACCGCATGATTAACCTTACTCTCGGACCAGTGGTTCACAAGGTTAACCCGGCCCTGCTGCGCAACACCGGAGCAATCCTCAAGCCGGAAATTTTCACTGTAGAAACCGCGTTCAGGTTCGCCGGAAATGCCTCTGAAGAATATTCACTGATGATGACCGCTATTGCCGAAGATTACCCGCGCAACAAGATCATTGCCTCCTGCGTAAACAAGGAACTACAGCAGAATCCGGGAACCCTGCTTATGGTAGCGGACCGCACTGCCCATCTTGACGCACTTTCTGATCTTCTGTTCGACCAGGGCGTGGAAGTAGCAGTTTTGACTGGAAAGACACCAGCCGGAGAGCGCGAAGAAATCATTAATGACCTTAACGCAGGCAAGATCAAAGTGCTGGCCAGTACTGCATCGCTCATCGGCGAAGGCTTTGACTGTCCGGGTCTATCTACCCTCTTCCTCTGCTCACCAATTAAATCAAAAGGCAGGCTGGTCCAGATAATCGGCAGGATTCTGCGCCCCGCAGACGGCAAACGCCCAAGGCTTTATGACTTTGTAGATATTGAAGTAGGGGTGCTCAAACACAGTGCCGGGTTAAGACAAAAAATTTATGCTGAGATTGCATAA
- a CDS encoding LysR family transcriptional regulator gives MNNLPPLKPLVSFRAAARYSSFTKAAHELNLTHGAVSRAVKQLEEFFGFELFERRNRTLYLTAKGKQLAAGVEETLTKLEKISEAIRIPDSKRRLSVSCEPSLAMRWLMPRLDEFRALNPQIDIHLSVGGGPIDLSAEGVHLAIRRSDFTWPSHYNCTILGKESVGPVCSPAYWEKHCNSAKQILHTRTRPKAWSEWFDLTNKRIDSESEKYFDHFYFSLQAASTGFGLAVGPEPLVREDIKHGLLIAPYGFETTSIDYIVLSLENQKKAEDLKIFTTWLKTELNLPLGK, from the coding sequence ATGAACAACCTTCCTCCATTAAAACCTCTTGTCAGCTTCAGGGCCGCAGCACGTTACAGCAGCTTTACCAAGGCAGCGCATGAACTCAATCTCACTCATGGTGCTGTCAGCAGGGCTGTTAAACAATTGGAAGAATTCTTTGGATTTGAACTTTTTGAAAGGCGTAACCGCACACTTTATTTAACTGCAAAAGGAAAGCAGCTGGCAGCCGGAGTTGAGGAAACTTTGACAAAGCTGGAAAAGATCAGTGAGGCGATACGCATTCCGGATTCGAAACGCAGGCTTTCGGTTTCCTGCGAACCATCCCTTGCCATGCGCTGGCTTATGCCAAGGCTGGATGAATTTAGAGCCTTAAACCCGCAGATCGACATCCACCTCTCTGTTGGCGGAGGCCCCATAGACCTCTCGGCAGAAGGAGTTCATTTAGCAATAAGACGTTCAGACTTCACATGGCCTTCGCATTACAACTGCACAATTCTGGGCAAAGAATCCGTCGGTCCGGTATGCAGCCCGGCATATTGGGAAAAGCACTGTAACAGCGCGAAGCAAATCCTACATACCAGAACCCGCCCGAAAGCGTGGTCTGAATGGTTCGACCTTACAAACAAGCGGATTGATTCAGAATCAGAAAAATATTTTGATCACTTCTACTTCAGCCTGCAGGCAGCATCAACCGGATTCGGTCTGGCTGTAGGCCCAGAACCGCTTGTCCGTGAAGACATAAAGCACGGCCTTCTTATCGCCCCTTACGGTTTTGAAACAACATCGATCGACTACATAGTGCTGTCACTGGAAAATCAAAAAAAGGCTGAAGATCTGAAAATATTCACAACATGGCTCAAAACGGAACTGAATCTGCCTCTCGGCAAGTAA
- a CDS encoding FAD-dependent oxidoreductase, with translation MSSRKIVVIGGSAAGPKAAARSKRLDAEAEVTLLQKAPELSMASCGYPYYIGGNFDERNALLATPTGVVRDEGFFAAAKGVNARVNTEVTVIDRKNKTVSCTDVLTGESSCVEYDKLVICTGATPRRPPITGIDLEGVRSLSEMRDADKLRELVDSGEVKDAVIVGGGLIGIEVCEALSESGMNVNVVEMLSQLLMFLDWEIAKLVEKHVASKGVTVHTDNGVAEFLGENGKLTGVKLNDGSVVPCELAVVAIGVIPNSKLAADAGLEIGGFGGIAVDDFMRTSDPDIYAAGDCVEITQRISGKKTYAPYGDLANLEARVVADNIARGDKYKFPGTVNSGICKVFDLSAGATGFSEQRARAEGYDVITATNASPDKPGFMGAKLLVSKMVADAATGRILGFQCVGPGEVNRQLAEAAMAVMNGNTIWEVGMADLPYAPPFSLAIDHFITTAHILDNKMAGQMTGISNAEVKEKLDAGEKPFILDVRAPNEFEEMRLNVGENLIPLGKLRNALDQLPQDKDAEIITFCKISMRGYEAQRVLEANGWTNVKVMEGGIMGWPFKVEM, from the coding sequence ATGAGTTCAAGAAAAATAGTCGTTATCGGCGGTTCTGCTGCCGGACCCAAGGCAGCAGCCCGGTCCAAGCGTCTTGATGCAGAAGCGGAAGTTACCCTGCTTCAGAAAGCCCCGGAATTGTCCATGGCTTCCTGCGGTTATCCTTACTACATCGGCGGGAATTTTGATGAGCGAAATGCTTTGCTTGCCACACCCACTGGGGTAGTTCGCGATGAAGGTTTCTTTGCTGCTGCCAAGGGGGTGAATGCGCGGGTCAACACTGAAGTGACAGTCATAGACCGTAAGAATAAGACAGTGTCCTGCACTGATGTCCTTACCGGAGAATCTTCCTGCGTGGAATATGATAAGTTGGTCATTTGCACCGGAGCGACTCCGCGTCGTCCGCCTATTACGGGAATTGACCTCGAAGGGGTTCGTTCTCTTTCCGAAATGCGCGATGCAGATAAGCTGCGTGAGCTGGTTGATTCCGGCGAGGTCAAAGATGCGGTTATTGTCGGCGGCGGACTGATCGGAATTGAAGTATGCGAAGCTCTGTCCGAATCCGGCATGAATGTGAATGTTGTGGAGATGCTTTCGCAGCTGCTTATGTTTCTGGACTGGGAAATCGCCAAGTTGGTGGAGAAGCATGTGGCCTCCAAAGGGGTAACCGTCCATACCGACAATGGTGTGGCAGAATTTCTGGGCGAGAATGGCAAGCTGACCGGAGTTAAACTTAATGATGGTTCCGTGGTTCCATGCGAACTTGCTGTGGTTGCCATCGGTGTAATCCCCAATTCCAAGCTGGCAGCGGATGCAGGTCTCGAAATCGGCGGATTCGGTGGCATCGCGGTTGACGATTTCATGCGTACTTCCGACCCTGACATCTATGCTGCCGGGGATTGCGTTGAGATTACCCAGCGTATCTCCGGGAAGAAAACCTATGCTCCCTATGGAGATCTTGCTAACCTTGAGGCCCGTGTTGTCGCGGATAATATTGCCCGTGGTGATAAATATAAATTCCCCGGTACTGTTAACAGCGGGATATGCAAGGTCTTTGATCTTAGCGCCGGAGCAACCGGATTTTCCGAACAGCGGGCTAGGGCCGAAGGGTATGATGTTATTACTGCAACCAATGCCAGCCCGGACAAGCCCGGTTTCATGGGGGCCAAGCTGCTGGTCTCAAAGATGGTCGCTGATGCCGCAACCGGACGTATTCTTGGGTTTCAGTGCGTTGGTCCCGGTGAGGTTAACCGCCAATTGGCCGAGGCTGCAATGGCTGTTATGAACGGCAACACCATTTGGGAAGTGGGCATGGCCGACTTGCCGTATGCGCCGCCTTTTTCTTTGGCTATTGATCATTTTATCACCACTGCGCATATACTTGATAACAAGATGGCCGGACAGATGACCGGGATCAGCAATGCAGAGGTGAAAGAGAAATTGGATGCCGGTGAAAAACCGTTTATTCTGGATGTGCGTGCACCCAATGAATTTGAGGAGATGCGTTTGAATGTAGGGGAAAATCTTATTCCCCTTGGCAAGTTGCGCAATGCTCTTGATCAGCTGCCGCAAGACAAGGATGCTGAGATAATCACTTTCTGCAAGATATCCATGCGCGGTTACGAGGCTCAGCGGGTGCTTGAGGCAAACGGATGGACCAACGTTAAAGTCATGGAAGGCGGTATCATGGGCTGGCCGTTCAAGGTCGAGATGTAG
- a CDS encoding IS3 family transposase (programmed frameshift): protein MKKEETQRVKRTQRDYTMGFKLSVVALVEKGEMTYKQAQRAYGIQGRSTVLKWLRKHGSLDWSKPMVHQKRMPKSKETPAQKIKRLEKELQEEKIKTMLLNEMIDISDRELGTSIRKKPYPRAARGLQETKQISLSACCRQLGVSRQSIYQAEKRHKVREKQFQEVKKLVLSLRARMPRLGTRKLYFLLREKFVARGIKLGRDAFFALLRREHLLIKTRKNYTKTTNSKHWLKKHPNLLKEFKPQYSEEVFVSDITYVKTLNKTYYLSLITDSFSRKIVGHNLSSDLSAEGTTKALDMAIKNRKTRNKTIHHSDRGLQYASSIYQNKLKKAEMVPSMTDGYDCYQNALAERINGILKQEFLVVKCTSFDELNSLVKESIEIYNSERPHLSLKMKTPNQIHKQGCGGTPTAL from the exons ATGAAAAAGGAAGAAACTCAAAGAGTAAAGCGTACTCAGCGGGACTACACAATGGGCTTTAAATTGTCCGTTGTGGCATTAGTTGAAAAGGGTGAAATGACCTACAAGCAGGCCCAAAGGGCCTATGGAATCCAAGGTCGCAGCACTGTTTTAAAGTGGCTTCGTAAACATGGCAGCCTTGACTGGAGCAAGCCAATGGTACATCAGAAAAGAATGCCAAAATCCAAAGAGACTCCAGCACAAAAGATTAAGCGTCTTGAAAAAGAGCTTCAGGAAGAGAAGATCAAAACTATGCTTCTCAACGAAATGATTGATATTTCTGACAGAGAACTGGGTACTTCCATAAGAAAAAAAC CTTACCCCCGAGCTGCACGAGGTCTTCAGGAAACAAAGCAAATAAGTTTATCTGCTTGCTGTAGACAGCTCGGGGTGAGTCGGCAATCGATATATCAGGCTGAAAAACGCCATAAGGTACGGGAAAAACAGTTCCAAGAAGTAAAGAAACTTGTTTTGAGTCTGCGGGCCAGAATGCCTCGGCTGGGAACGCGTAAGCTTTATTTTTTATTGCGTGAGAAATTTGTAGCTCGTGGAATCAAGCTTGGGCGGGATGCTTTTTTCGCATTATTGCGCAGAGAGCATTTACTGATAAAAACAAGAAAAAATTACACAAAAACTACAAATTCAAAGCATTGGCTCAAAAAACATCCTAATTTATTGAAGGAGTTTAAGCCTCAGTATTCAGAAGAAGTCTTTGTTAGTGATATAACTTACGTAAAAACGTTAAATAAAACATACTATCTATCACTAATCACAGACTCTTTTAGCAGAAAAATTGTAGGTCACAATTTGAGTTCTGATCTTAGTGCCGAAGGGACCACTAAAGCTTTAGATATGGCTATCAAAAACCGAAAAACGCGAAACAAAACAATCCACCATTCAGATCGTGGATTGCAGTACGCATCGTCCATTTATCAAAACAAACTCAAGAAAGCCGAAATGGTCCCATCTATGACAGATGGGTATGATTGTTACCAAAATGCGTTAGCTGAACGTATAAATGGAATTTTAAAACAAGAATTTTTGGTGGTTAAATGCACTAGCTTTGATGAGTTAAATTCACTCGTAAAAGAGTCTATTGAAATATATAATTCTGAACGTCCTCATCTTAGTTTGAAAATGAAAACACCGAACCAAATACATAAACAGGGCTGTGGGGGTACCCCCACAGCCCTGTAG
- a CDS encoding LysE family translocator has translation MTFFESNMFVVGIVTILAVISPGPDFAVIVRNGLRYGRKMGLATALGIAGGVVVHVTYTLLGLSYLVAEFSWILEAVRYIGAAYLIWLGVSAFIPSVKDEEIECNEEVAPVGFWSAFRNGFLCNALNPKTMMFFIALFTQVISPETSMMTKVGIGVYISLSHLVWFSFVVFVLTNPRTVQIFGQWRKAIENVVGCCLLGLGLKLALDA, from the coding sequence GTGACTTTTTTTGAATCAAACATGTTTGTTGTTGGAATTGTGACTATACTGGCTGTAATCAGTCCGGGGCCGGATTTTGCTGTCATTGTAAGGAATGGTTTGCGTTATGGGCGCAAAATGGGATTGGCAACAGCTCTTGGGATTGCTGGCGGGGTGGTTGTACATGTTACATACACCCTTTTGGGACTGAGTTATTTGGTCGCTGAATTTTCGTGGATATTGGAAGCTGTGCGCTATATCGGGGCTGCATATTTAATCTGGCTTGGTGTGTCGGCATTTATCCCAAGCGTGAAGGATGAGGAGATTGAGTGCAACGAAGAGGTTGCCCCGGTTGGTTTTTGGAGTGCATTTCGGAATGGATTTTTGTGCAACGCACTTAATCCTAAAACTATGATGTTTTTTATCGCTTTATTTACTCAGGTCATTTCTCCGGAAACATCCATGATGACCAAGGTTGGGATTGGCGTTTATATTTCATTGTCCCATTTGGTGTGGTTTTCATTTGTCGTGTTTGTATTGACCAATCCACGCACAGTGCAAATCTTTGGGCAATGGCGAAAAGCGATTGAGAATGTTGTGGGATGCTGTCTTTTAGGATTAGGGCTGAAGCTGGCTTTGGATGCTTAG
- a CDS encoding AraC family transcriptional regulator: protein MSTQDKKLLDELKEALDDGAVREGANETFLEEVTLVRVSEHKPKCPLIYEQCFCIAVHGHKICHLSDATFTYGEDEFLVVPAIVPLDIEVVPDVDNPLLSITVPFDFEVIQELVESINKYDKQALGKISSSSGIYFEPLTNNVMEATIRLLKVLKSRKEANIFGKQIIREIYYHILMGKHGHLLASAAFGESDYALIAKALRFIHDNYDAGIDIDELAESANMSVRSFYNHFKAVTALTPVQYLKRIRLEKARQFMVVQGEQASSAAHMVGYESPSQFSREFKRHFGYTPREAVRNSQGMAG, encoded by the coding sequence ATGAGCACTCAGGATAAAAAACTGCTGGATGAATTGAAAGAAGCCCTTGATGACGGGGCGGTACGGGAAGGAGCTAATGAAACTTTTCTTGAAGAGGTTACACTTGTTCGGGTTTCAGAGCATAAACCCAAGTGCCCGCTAATCTATGAACAATGTTTCTGCATTGCAGTGCATGGGCATAAGATTTGTCATCTGAGCGATGCAACGTTCACTTACGGTGAAGATGAATTTCTGGTGGTTCCTGCCATTGTTCCGCTTGATATTGAAGTTGTTCCTGATGTCGATAATCCGTTACTCAGTATTACGGTGCCATTTGATTTTGAAGTGATTCAGGAACTGGTGGAGTCCATTAATAAATATGACAAGCAGGCGCTGGGAAAAATCTCCAGCTCTTCCGGTATATATTTCGAGCCTTTGACCAACAATGTGATGGAGGCGACAATCCGTTTGCTTAAGGTTTTGAAGTCGCGCAAGGAGGCCAATATTTTCGGCAAGCAGATCATCCGGGAAATTTACTATCATATCCTTATGGGCAAGCACGGTCATTTGTTGGCTTCTGCGGCTTTCGGTGAATCGGATTACGCACTGATCGCTAAAGCTCTGCGTTTTATCCACGATAATTATGATGCCGGAATTGATATTGATGAACTGGCCGAGAGTGCGAATATGTCCGTGCGTTCATTTTACAATCATTTCAAAGCGGTAACCGCATTGACCCCGGTACAGTATCTGAAGCGGATACGCTTGGAGAAAGCCCGCCAGTTTATGGTTGTACAAGGGGAACAGGCCAGTTCTGCCGCACATATGGTGGGGTATGAAAGTCCTTCGCAATTCAGTCGCGAGTTCAAACGGCATTTCGGATATACCCCGCGGGAGGCGGTGCGGAACAGTCAGGGGATGGCGGGGTAG
- a CDS encoding iron-containing alcohol dehydrogenase, whose amino-acid sequence MLNFSFYNPTNIVFGEGQLQKLDNLVPKDAKVLITYGGGSAKKTGLLDRVNTELAKSSRTVVEFGGIPANPKFEVLMDAIKIVRDKQIDFILAVGGGSVIDGTKFIALAAPAQAYEGKEKELMHFGFTPVPVDSAIPFGTVLTLPATGSEMNNGAVISDGEDKLPVFSTHTFPKFSILDPKLTFTLPKTQVANGVVDTFIHTIEQYLTYPAEGRFQDRTAEGILQTLIEIGETTVNEPENYDARANLVWCSTMALNGLIGAGVPQDWTTHMIGHELTALTGLDHAKTLAVMQLANWKVRRAEKREKLIQYAERVWDIREGDDDARIDQAIAKTEEFFNNIGMATRLSDYEIGPDIVDRVVAGLEKHGMTKLSERGDVSPEISRKMLETALYEPS is encoded by the coding sequence ATGCTTAACTTTAGCTTTTACAACCCGACCAATATTGTTTTCGGCGAAGGCCAGCTTCAGAAATTGGATAACCTTGTCCCTAAAGATGCCAAAGTCCTTATCACTTACGGTGGCGGCAGCGCCAAGAAGACCGGCCTTCTAGACCGAGTCAATACCGAGCTTGCCAAGAGCAGCCGCACTGTAGTCGAATTCGGCGGAATTCCTGCAAACCCGAAATTCGAAGTTTTAATGGATGCCATCAAAATTGTCCGTGATAAACAGATCGATTTCATTCTTGCAGTGGGCGGCGGGTCCGTTATTGATGGGACCAAATTCATTGCGCTGGCAGCACCTGCCCAAGCATACGAAGGCAAGGAAAAAGAATTGATGCATTTCGGTTTCACCCCTGTCCCGGTTGATTCTGCCATTCCCTTCGGAACCGTGCTGACCCTCCCGGCCACCGGATCGGAAATGAACAATGGTGCTGTAATCAGTGACGGCGAAGACAAACTTCCGGTCTTCTCCACCCACACATTCCCCAAGTTCTCCATCCTCGATCCGAAGCTAACCTTCACCCTGCCTAAAACTCAGGTGGCTAACGGCGTTGTGGACACCTTTATCCACACTATTGAGCAATACCTGACCTACCCTGCGGAAGGACGATTTCAGGACCGCACAGCTGAAGGTATTCTGCAGACCCTGATCGAAATCGGCGAAACAACAGTTAACGAACCGGAAAACTACGATGCCCGCGCCAACCTTGTCTGGTGCTCCACCATGGCACTCAACGGTCTTATCGGTGCAGGTGTTCCGCAGGACTGGACCACTCATATGATCGGGCATGAACTGACTGCCCTCACCGGATTGGACCACGCCAAAACACTGGCTGTCATGCAGCTTGCCAACTGGAAGGTCCGCCGTGCGGAGAAAAGAGAAAAACTCATCCAGTATGCCGAACGGGTCTGGGATATCCGTGAAGGCGACGATGATGCACGTATTGATCAGGCAATTGCCAAGACTGAAGAATTCTTCAACAATATCGGCATGGCAACCAGACTTTCCGATTATGAAATCGGACCCGACATTGTTGACCGAGTCGTTGCCGGCCTTGAAAAACACGGCATGACCAAGCTTTCCGAGCGCGGCGATGTCTCCCCCGAAATTTCCCGTAAAATGCTTGAAACAGCACTCTATGAGCCGTCCTAA
- a CDS encoding phosphatidylserine decarboxylase: MSKRCLTLILSLLVFLSFPSLGYGAGYSIPDDCPCKESISELVRSYEGDQVFKLLIDEAFKNMQPTPEGYRAGGNPWQGKTFADMIPFFVEWCSFLPEAKGSSDNGLLYIEQMDLFAYKNPFGRAAFQTSPGIMIFDNFAKERGAFLNSKASTKFVTRWLADSRIEKEEYVLPDPKAADGGFKSYNEFFSRKFKDINKVRPQTMPERDYVIGAPTDAIVNTIPAKIVAEKATIPTKGMQVLNIRQLLAGSKHWEKFVGGTAMSCILMPNTYHHYHSPVSGKVIETRLVDGALLGMEDFPKFVPTTGNVGYFGASFGAFESYQRGYFIIDTGKYGLVGVVPVGLSTVGSVIFEDEFLKGNSPVAVKRGDELGHFLYGGSLVILIFEPGKYKSGAIKVRLGNQIGIFDTGSND; this comes from the coding sequence ATGAGCAAAAGATGTTTAACCTTGATTTTAAGCTTGTTGGTATTTCTTTCTTTTCCATCTCTGGGTTACGGAGCAGGCTACTCCATTCCTGATGATTGTCCGTGCAAGGAATCAATTTCGGAACTTGTGCGATCTTATGAAGGGGATCAGGTTTTTAAACTGCTTATTGATGAAGCTTTCAAGAATATGCAGCCTACCCCGGAAGGCTATCGAGCAGGCGGAAATCCATGGCAGGGCAAAACCTTTGCGGATATGATTCCATTTTTTGTTGAGTGGTGTTCCTTTTTACCGGAAGCAAAGGGGAGCTCTGATAACGGGCTTCTGTACATCGAGCAGATGGACCTTTTTGCTTACAAGAACCCATTTGGAAGGGCTGCATTCCAAACCAGCCCGGGGATTATGATTTTCGATAATTTCGCGAAAGAGCGCGGGGCGTTTCTTAACAGTAAGGCCTCAACTAAGTTTGTGACCCGCTGGCTTGCTGACTCGCGTATTGAAAAAGAAGAGTATGTCCTCCCTGATCCAAAGGCAGCCGACGGGGGATTCAAGTCATATAATGAATTTTTCTCACGTAAATTTAAGGATATCAATAAGGTCAGGCCGCAAACTATGCCCGAGCGGGATTATGTGATCGGAGCGCCTACTGATGCAATTGTTAATACTATTCCGGCAAAGATCGTGGCGGAAAAAGCGACAATTCCCACCAAGGGCATGCAGGTTCTGAATATCAGGCAATTGCTTGCCGGATCAAAACATTGGGAAAAGTTTGTTGGCGGTACTGCCATGTCCTGCATTTTGATGCCCAACACCTATCATCATTACCATTCTCCCGTGAGCGGGAAGGTGATTGAGACTCGGCTTGTCGATGGTGCTTTGCTGGGTATGGAAGACTTTCCTAAGTTCGTACCTACTACCGGAAATGTGGGGTATTTCGGGGCCAGTTTCGGTGCCTTCGAAAGCTACCAGCGCGGATATTTTATTATTGATACCGGAAAATATGGATTGGTAGGTGTTGTTCCGGTTGGGCTGAGTACCGTTGGATCAGTAATATTTGAGGATGAATTTCTTAAGGGTAATAGCCCCGTTGCGGTCAAGAGAGGGGATGAGCTTGGTCATTTTCTTTACGGCGGATCACTGGTTATCCTTATCTTTGAGCCGGGTAAGTATAAATCCGGGGCTATTAAAGTCCGACTGGGGAATCAGATCGGTATTTTTGATACCGGCTCGAATGATTAA